Proteins found in one Enterococcus sp. 9D6_DIV0238 genomic segment:
- a CDS encoding S1C family serine protease, with protein MQRKDVTPDSDKKQNGVFKKFGIGLVGGLLGGALAFGGAYAITGQNNSSNSNSTTNTSVKDTKGDTKVTNVSLDVNSDVTKAVEKVQNSVVSVINLQSTSQNSDFGSLFGGQNGNEANGDESNGSDLEAASEGSGVIYKKDGKTAYVVTNNHVVDQAKGLEVVMHDGTKVQGELVGTDSYTDLAVIKISSDKVDSIAEFGNSDKLKIGEPALAIGSPLGSAYANSVTQGIISSVNRNIQNENNGQAININAIQTDAAINPGNSGGPLVNIEGQVIGINSVKIVQSESQVSVEGMGFAIPSNDVVNIINQLEKDGKVTRPALGISMEELTNVSTQQRKEILNLPDDVQTGVLVRTVQTATPADKAGLERYDVITKIDDEDISSVTELQSALYKKKVGDKMKVTFYRDGKEQSVDVELTIDQSALKTNAQTNE; from the coding sequence ATGCAAAGAAAAGATGTTACACCTGATTCAGATAAAAAACAAAATGGCGTATTCAAAAAATTTGGGATTGGTTTAGTCGGAGGATTACTTGGTGGTGCTTTGGCTTTTGGTGGAGCTTACGCAATTACAGGACAAAATAATTCTTCGAATAGTAATTCAACAACCAATACCTCTGTAAAAGATACAAAAGGAGACACTAAAGTTACTAATGTCAGCTTGGATGTCAACAGTGATGTCACTAAGGCCGTAGAAAAGGTCCAAAACTCTGTTGTCTCAGTGATCAACTTACAGAGTACTAGTCAAAATTCTGACTTTGGCAGCCTGTTTGGTGGTCAAAATGGGAATGAAGCAAACGGTGATGAATCAAATGGCAGTGACCTTGAAGCAGCTAGCGAAGGGAGCGGCGTCATCTATAAAAAAGATGGCAAAACAGCATATGTCGTTACAAATAATCACGTAGTAGACCAAGCAAAAGGGCTTGAAGTTGTCATGCATGACGGGACAAAAGTACAAGGTGAATTAGTCGGTACAGATTCATATACTGACCTTGCAGTGATCAAGATTTCTTCTGATAAAGTTGATTCAATTGCAGAATTCGGAAATTCAGATAAATTAAAAATCGGTGAACCAGCCTTAGCGATCGGTTCTCCATTAGGTTCTGCTTATGCTAACTCTGTAACACAAGGGATCATCTCTTCTGTTAACAGAAATATCCAAAATGAAAACAATGGACAAGCAATTAACATCAATGCGATCCAAACAGATGCAGCGATCAATCCAGGAAATTCCGGCGGTCCTTTAGTCAACATCGAAGGTCAAGTTATCGGAATCAACTCTGTTAAGATCGTTCAATCTGAAAGCCAAGTAAGTGTTGAAGGTATGGGCTTTGCGATTCCTAGTAACGACGTAGTCAATATCATCAATCAACTAGAAAAAGATGGCAAAGTGACTCGCCCAGCATTAGGGATCTCAATGGAAGAATTGACGAATGTCTCAACTCAGCAAAGAAAAGAAATTTTGAACTTGCCTGACGATGTTCAAACAGGTGTCCTTGTCCGTACTGTCCAAACTGCTACTCCAGCAGATAAAGCTGGGCTTGAACGATACGATGTTATCACAAAAATCGATGATGAAGATATCAGCTCAGTGACTGAATTACAAAGTGCACTGTACAAGAAAAAAGTCGGAGATAAAATGAAAGTTACATTCTACCGCGATGGGAAAGAACAAAGTGTCGATGTAGAATTGACGATCGATCAATCTGCTTTAAAAACAAACGCTCAAACAAATGAATAG
- the rlmH gene encoding 23S rRNA (pseudouridine(1915)-N(3))-methyltransferase RlmH, with the protein MKIKIITVGKLKEKYLVQGINEYLKRLQSYAKVEIIEVADEKAPENLSEVEMLQVKGKEGERILAKISDQDHVFVLAINGKQYSSEDFSKEIEQLGIDGKSQLAFVIGGSLGLSDEVMKRSQKQMSFGKLTYPHQLMRLVLVEQIYRGFRIMRGEPYHK; encoded by the coding sequence TTGAAAATAAAAATCATTACCGTAGGAAAGCTAAAAGAGAAATATCTGGTTCAAGGAATCAATGAATACTTAAAACGACTGCAAAGCTATGCGAAGGTTGAAATCATCGAAGTCGCAGACGAGAAAGCACCAGAGAATCTAAGTGAAGTAGAAATGCTACAAGTCAAAGGCAAAGAAGGCGAACGGATCTTGGCGAAAATTTCTGATCAGGATCATGTATTTGTTTTAGCGATCAATGGCAAGCAGTATAGCAGTGAGGACTTTTCAAAAGAAATTGAACAGTTGGGGATCGATGGAAAAAGTCAATTAGCCTTTGTGATCGGCGGATCACTTGGGCTGAGTGATGAGGTGATGAAGAGAAGCCAAAAGCAGATGTCATTTGGTAAGCTGACTTATCCACATCAGCTGATGCGGTTGGTATTGGTGGAGCAGATTTATCGCGGGTTCCGGATTATGCGGGGGGAACCGTACCATAAGTAG
- the ytpR gene encoding YtpR family tRNA-binding protein — protein MIFAYNKEHVGDVLFVIAADDKGQENHVERKGNIARVSADGQVVAWNIFEASTILGTIDGSGQVELTDEQLAKLNQELTAAGFSETLAVDHEPKIVVGFVKSCKKHPDSDHLSITQTEVDNGEVLQIVCGASNIKAGQKVVVAKPGAMMPDGLMIWPGVLRGVESFGMICSASELRLPDAPAKKGILELPFDAVVGEKFTVGK, from the coding sequence ATGATTTTTGCATATAATAAAGAACATGTTGGTGACGTATTGTTCGTTATCGCAGCGGATGATAAAGGACAAGAAAATCACGTTGAACGTAAAGGAAATATTGCTCGTGTTAGCGCCGATGGGCAAGTTGTTGCGTGGAATATTTTCGAAGCATCAACGATTTTGGGGACGATCGATGGCTCAGGTCAAGTTGAATTGACTGATGAGCAATTGGCTAAGCTAAATCAAGAGCTGACAGCGGCTGGTTTTTCAGAAACGCTAGCTGTAGATCATGAACCAAAAATCGTTGTTGGTTTTGTCAAATCATGCAAGAAACATCCTGACTCAGATCATTTATCGATCACACAAACAGAAGTAGATAATGGAGAAGTTCTTCAAATCGTTTGTGGAGCATCAAATATCAAAGCCGGTCAAAAAGTCGTTGTTGCTAAACCTGGTGCAATGATGCCGGATGGTTTGATGATTTGGCCAGGCGTATTACGTGGTGTGGAAAGCTTTGGTATGATCTGTTCAGCAAGTGAACTTCGTTTGCCGGATGCACCAGCTAAAAAAGGAATCTTAGAATTACCGTTTGATGCAGTAGTTGGCGAAAAATTTACTGTAGGAAAATAA
- a CDS encoding helix-turn-helix domain-containing protein, with the protein MQNFVRQFHYIDDRHLPLIRGIGVGQGSIHYDWDARNRKEQLIVLQVTLKGQGFIQIGDKTVSLTQNKGFFAKIPGNYRYFGEDWHFLFVEFSGSMIQWLDTSVTVFKLSEAFIELLQRFILDLKTQELTVTQNAKAAFALFLDIKDEVQKETQQKADIIKTVKEYIDEHYFDDISLEFLSEKYKLSKYKLIRQFEVAYNSPPIHYLKKVRILHSLSLLWEDNAVDVVAKKVGFSTGNYFSKVFKKEMGISPSEYKNRKSHYY; encoded by the coding sequence TTGCAGAATTTTGTACGTCAATTTCATTACATCGATGACCGACATTTACCACTCATCCGAGGTATTGGTGTCGGACAAGGAAGTATTCATTATGATTGGGATGCACGTAATCGAAAAGAACAACTAATTGTTTTGCAAGTAACATTAAAGGGACAAGGATTTATACAAATAGGAGACAAAACTGTTAGCTTAACACAAAATAAGGGTTTTTTTGCTAAAATACCTGGAAATTATCGTTATTTCGGTGAAGATTGGCACTTTCTATTTGTAGAGTTTTCAGGAAGTATGATCCAATGGTTAGATACATCGGTTACCGTTTTTAAATTATCTGAAGCATTCATTGAACTGCTGCAAAGATTTATTCTTGATCTGAAAACCCAGGAATTAACGGTTACGCAAAATGCTAAAGCTGCATTTGCTCTTTTTTTAGATATTAAGGACGAGGTGCAAAAAGAAACCCAACAAAAAGCAGATATCATCAAGACTGTAAAAGAATATATTGATGAACACTATTTCGATGATATTAGTCTAGAGTTTTTATCTGAAAAATACAAACTCTCAAAATACAAATTGATTCGGCAATTCGAAGTAGCTTATAACTCGCCACCGATACACTATTTAAAAAAAGTGCGCATCCTTCATTCATTATCGCTATTATGGGAGGATAACGCAGTGGATGTTGTCGCAAAAAAGGTTGGTTTTTCTACAGGAAATTATTTTAGTAAAGTATTTAAAAAGGAGATGGGAATTTCGCCCAGTGAGTATAAAAATAGAAAATCACACTACTATTAA